In Hermetia illucens chromosome 1, iHerIll2.2.curated.20191125, whole genome shotgun sequence, one genomic interval encodes:
- the LOC119650155 gene encoding UDP-glucosyltransferase 2-like, translating into MLRVSILTIFIVLSVSFTVSYSARILGLFPSHSKSHLIVHMNTIRPMIERGHDVTIVTTISVKEPNLKFRHIKLKQPDMDQSALSQDTKGLFKTMKLMMKVSNDLLDVTNMTLNDPEMRRLMREESFDLVVLGYFINDFLIGVAGHFKCPLIINWMGPPVQHLAALVGNPSEVSYVPDLLTGLQQPMAFFERVINYVFSSVELLVYYYFNYRMDQYYKYNFPPDKYPSYEEMKKNVSLLFVNTYLSQGYIQPNVPAIVQIGGIQIKPEPDPLPQDLKEFLDSASESGAIYFCLGSNISADYLTPEFVDVIFRVLSSLKQKVIWKWDLEKLPGESPNILYKKWLPQDDILAHPNLKLFITHAGGGGVAEAQYHGVPMVAMPFFADQFSNANRLQKAGHGVVVDRATLTEQSFRKAILELLNNSSYSDNVKTSSRLFRDRPLSAKDTAAYWMEYVLRHKGAKHIQSPAVHMNAIQYYGLDVIAFLIGVVYVVWKVFKIIWKMTVGALYRKLFMKNVSSKKKNQ; encoded by the exons ATGTTGCGCGTCAGTATTCTAACCATATTCATAGTGTTGTCGGTGAGCTTCACCGTCTCATATTCAGCGCGAATTTTGGGATTATTTCCCTCTCATTCGAAATCGCATTTGATTGTTCATATGAATACAATTCGGCCGATGATAGAACGCGGTCATGACGTAACTATTGTTACAACGATATCAGTGAAAGAGCCGAACCTGAAATTCCGCCATATCAAATTGAAGCAGCCAGATATGGACCAAAGCGCGCTATCCCAAGATACGAAAGGATTGTTCAAAACGATGAAGTTGATGATGAAAGTCTCGAATGACTTATTGGATGTCACTAACATGACGTTAAACGATCCAGAGATGCGAAGATTGATGAGAGAAGAGTCATTTGATCTAGTCGTTCTAGGATATTTCATCAATGACTTTCTCATCGGCGTTGCTGGCCACTTCAAATGTCCACTCATTATTAATTGGATGGGACCTCCAGTGCAGCATTTAGCCGCCCTAGTGGGCAATCCCTCAGAGGTATCTTATGTTCCAGATTTGTTGACTGGTCTGCAGCAGCCAATGGCCTTTTTTGAACGGGTCATAAACTATGTGTTTTCTTCAGTAGAACTTCTGGTGTACTATTATTTCAACTATCGAATGGATCAATATTATAA ATATAATTTCCCACCGGACAAATATCCGTCTTATGAGGAAATGAAAAAGAACGTTTCGCTGCTTTTTGTGAACACTTATTTAAGTCAAGGATATATTCAGCCGAATGTACCAGCAATCGTACAAATTGGAGGAATCCAAATCAAGCCAGAACCCGATCCACTACCACAG GACCTCAAAGAATTTTTAGACAGCGCGTCAGAATCGGGGGCCATTTACTTTTGCTTAGGATCAAATATTAGTGCGGACTATCTTACGCCGGAATTCGTCGATGTAATATTCAGAGTACTCTCAAGTCTCAAACAGAAAGTTATTTGGAAATGGGATTTGGAGAAACTTCCAGGGGAGTCCCCAAATATTCTTTACAAGAAGTGGCTGCCGCAGGACGATATTCTTGCCCACCCAAACCTCAAGCTTTTCATTACTCATGCTGGCGGCGGAGGAGTTGCAGAAGCCCAATATCATGGTGTTCCAATGGTAGCAATGCCCTTCTTTGCCGACCAATTTTCCAATGCAAATAGGTTGCAAAAGGCCGGTCATGGTGTAGTTGTCGATCGGGCAACTCTGACAGAGCAATCGTTTCGAAAAGCTATTCTGGAATTGCTAAACAATTCATCTTACAGCGATAATGTTAAGACCTCTTCCAGACTGTTTAGAGATCGACCATTGAGTGCTAAGGATACGGCTGCTTACTGGATGGAATATGTTTTAAGGCATAAAGGAGCAAAGCATATCCAGAGTCCGGCGGTTCACATGAATGCAATACAATACTATGGACTTGATGTTATTGCTTTCCTCATTGGTGTCGTTTATGTTGTCTGGAAggtgtttaaaattatttgGAAGATGACTGTAGGAGCCTTATACAGAAAGctttttatgaaaaatgttagttccaagaaaaaaaatcaatag
- the LOC119650142 gene encoding UDP-glycosyltransferase UGT5-like, translating to MKFTASLVVLMFFLAAFPTSESAKILGLFTAFCKSHLFLHMPVIHTLVERGHEVTVVTILPLDDPNPKYRHILLDVPKRPKGFISNIIDGSKGPLSMIRTIKKAADITMMQTNATLHEPQMKKLMAEESFDLVIFGYFFNSFQLGVAAHFKCPVVISFIHSPMRILNNIIGNPIESLYVPHMSMGLVQPLGFFDRVQNVLANLVDLALFSLIEFNMEKYYKFNFPAEKYPSYQDMLRNVSLVLTCHHFTDGPIRPNVPAVVEMGGIQVKAKPEVLPADIKEFLDGAAKNGALYFSLGTNARSTDMNSDTIKTIYDVLSELKQRVIWKWEENTPPGNASNILFKKWLPQDDILAHPNIKLFITHGGHGSVVESEYHGVPMVGIPLFGDQFSNMDGVQKAGYGLSLREDEITAGKFKSMVEEVLHNPTYRNKVQKFSRVSRDRPMSPRDTAAFWIEYIIRHRGAKHMQSPAVHMNFIQLYGLDVFGFLFAILYGIFKAIVLIFRKVVYSLFGRSCKNQNKDNSEQKKKQ from the exons ATGAAGTTCACGGCAAGTTTAGTAGTGTTAATGTTTTTCCTCGCTGCTTTTCCGACTAGCGAATCTGCGAAAATCCTGGGTTTGTTCACCGCTTTCTGCAAGTCCCACCTGTTTCTTCATATGCCTGTCATACACACACTTGTTGAACGAGGGCATGAGGTCACAGTTGTCACAATACTTCCACTGGATGACCCGAATCCAAAATACAGACACATTCTCTTGGATGTAccgaaacgaccaaaaggatttATATCCAACATAATTGATGGCTCGAAAGGTCCTCTGAGCATGATTAGGACGATTAAAAAGGCGGCGGATATTACAATGATGCAAACAAATGCTACCCTACATGAGCCGCAGATGAAGAAATTGATGGCGGAGGAATCATTTGATTTGGTTATTTTCGGATATTTCTTCAATAGTTTCCAATTGGGCGTTGCCGCGCATTTCAAGTGTCCAGTTGTTATCAGCTTTATACATTCACCGATGCGAATCTTGAATAACATAATTGGTAACCCGATTGAATCTTTATATGTACCACACATGTCGATGGGACTAGTGCAGCCACTTGGATTTTTCGATCGAGTGCAGAATGTTTTGGCAAATTTGGTGGATTTGGCATTATTTTCCCTCATTGAGTTCAATATGGAGAAGTACTATAA ATTCAACTTTCCAGCGGAGAAATACCCATCGTATCAAGATATGCTCAGAAACGTGTCCCTTGTTTTAACGTGCCATCACTTTACGGATGGGCCCATTCGGCCTAACGTACCGGCTGTCGTTGAAATGGGTGGAATCCAAGTTAAGGCGAAACCGGAAGTATTACCTGCT GACATTAAGGAATTTTTGGATGGCGCTGCCAAAAATGGAGCACTATATTTCAGCCTTGGTACTAATGCCCGCAGTACTGACATGAATTCAGACACAATCAAAACCATCTACGATGTCCTTTCTGAACTAAAGCAACGTGTTATCTGGAAATGGGAAGAAAATACACCTCCTGGCAATGCGTCCAacattttattcaaaaagtgGCTTCCCCAAGATGATATTCTAGCACATCCCAACATCAAGCTTTTCATAACTCATGGAGGACATGGCAGCGTAGTTGAATCAGAGTACCACGGAGTGCCAATGGTTGGTATCCCCCTTTTCGGTGATCAGTTTTCGAATATGGACGGAGTGCAGAAGGCTGGGTATGGTCTAAGCTTGAGAGAGGACGAAATTACTGCCGGAAAATTTAAGTCCATGGTTGAGGAGGTTCTGCATAATCCAACCTATAGGAACAAAGTTCAGAAGTTTTCTCGAGTCTCTAGAGACAGGCCCATGAGCCCCAGAGACACAGCTGCCTTCTGGATAGAATACATTATTAGACATAGAGGGGCGAAACATATGCAAAGTCCAGCTGTTCATATGAACTTTATTCAACTGTATGGGCTCGATGTGTTTGGATTTTTGTTTGCTATACTTTATGGGATATTTAAGGCGATAGTTCTTATATTTAGGAAAGTTGTTTATTCACTTTTTGGAAGATCATGTAAGAATCAGAATAAGGATAACAGCGAGCAGAAAAAGAAACAGTAG